GGCCTGGGCCGCGGTCGTCGCGGTCGGCCAGAACGTGCGGACCGTGGAGCCGGGCGACCGGGTCCTGTTCGACCCGGAGGACCGGGCCGAGGTCGAGGTGCGGGGCGTGGCGTACGTGCTCATGCGCGAGCGCGACCTGCACGCGGTGGCCGCGGACCGGTTCGAGGGGGCCGAGGACTCCACGGGCCTGTATCTCTGATCATCTCTGATCCGAGCAGGCCGGAGGGGCCGGTGACGGTGGTCACCGGCCCCTCCGGCGTTCCTTTGCTATGTTCGAAGGAACCCGACGAGACGCGCCGTACCGGGACGCAGGCAAAGACGACGCACCGCGAGAAGTGGTTTTCCCGTCGTCTTGGAGGTGCGCTGTCGTGGCGTGGGTTCTGCTGGTCGTGGCCGGTCTGCTGGAGGTCGGCTGGTCGATCGGGATGAAGTACACGGACGGTTTCAGCCGGCTCGTGCCCAGCCTGTTCACCGGTGCGGGGATCGTCGCCAGCATGGTGCTGCTGTCGTACGCCGCCAGGTCGCTGCCCATCGGTACCGCCTACGGCGTGTGGGTGGGGATCGGGGCGGCCGGGGCGGCGGTGCTCGGCATGGTGGTGCTCGGTGAGCCGGTCACCGCGGCCCG
Above is a genomic segment from Streptomyces collinus Tu 365 containing:
- a CDS encoding GroES family chaperonin, which codes for MLHDRVLVRQETGEGERRSGGGILIPATAAVGRRLAWAAVVAVGQNVRTVEPGDRVLFDPEDRAEVEVRGVAYVLMRERDLHAVAADRFEGAEDSTGLYL
- a CDS encoding DMT family transporter, which produces MAWVLLVVAGLLEVGWSIGMKYTDGFSRLVPSLFTGAGIVASMVLLSYAARSLPIGTAYGVWVGIGAAGAAVLGMVVLGEPVTAARIFFVCLLLVAVVGLKVTGGH